From a single Herbiconiux sp. SALV-R1 genomic region:
- a CDS encoding HU family DNA-binding protein, producing MADKSLNKTELVAAVAAASGQTQASVNEVLDALFSTLADSVASGTKVTIPGWLAVERTSRAARTGRNPQTGATIEIPAGHSVKISAGSKLKAAAK from the coding sequence ATGGCTGACAAGTCACTCAACAAGACCGAGCTCGTCGCAGCCGTCGCCGCCGCTTCCGGCCAGACCCAGGCTTCGGTGAACGAGGTTCTCGACGCTCTGTTCTCGACCCTGGCCGACTCGGTCGCCAGCGGCACCAAGGTCACTATCCCGGGCTGGCTCGCCGTCGAGCGCACCTCGCGCGCCGCTCGCACCGGCCGCAACCCGCAGACCGGCGCCACCATCGAGATCCCCGCGGGCCACTCCGTGAAGATCTCGGCCGGCTCCAAGCTCAAGGCTGCCGCCAAGTAA